A DNA window from Streptococcus sp. LPB0220 contains the following coding sequences:
- a CDS encoding dUTP diphosphatase, which translates to MTKIRGFELVSSYTNQDLLPKRETAHAAGYDLKVAERTVIAPGAIVLVPTGVKAYMQAGEVLYLYDRSSNPRKKGLVLINSVGVIDGDYYGNPGNEGHIFAQMKNITDQEVVLEVGERVVQAVFAPFLIADGDEADGVRTGGFGSTGH; encoded by the coding sequence ATGACAAAAATTCGTGGATTTGAACTTGTATCAAGCTATACCAATCAGGACTTGCTGCCAAAACGGGAGACGGCTCATGCGGCTGGCTATGATTTGAAGGTAGCCGAGCGCACAGTGATTGCACCAGGAGCAATCGTCCTCGTCCCAACTGGGGTCAAGGCTTATATGCAAGCGGGTGAGGTGCTCTATCTCTATGACCGTTCCTCTAACCCTCGCAAAAAAGGCCTGGTCTTGATCAACTCTGTGGGTGTTATTGATGGCGACTATTATGGCAACCCAGGAAATGAAGGCCATATCTTTGCACAGATGAAGAATATCACAGATCAAGAAGTTGTTCTTGAAGTTGGGGAACGTGTGGTTCAGGCTGTCTTTGCTCCTTTCTTAATTGCAGATGGAGATGAGGCGGATGGAGTACGGACCGGTGGATTTGGGTCAACAGGGCACTAA
- a CDS encoding histidine phosphatase family protein, translated as MKIIFIRHGEPDYRELEERSYTGFGIDLAPLSEKGRKQAQDLCQNPLFQSADLLVASAVTRALETASYLACATGLPLRVEPLLHEWQVYETGIENFETARCLFLENKGELLPNSPVQYETAIEMKSRFLECMAKYREHQTVVVVAHRMLMRQFVPNETIDFCQVIECEIEI; from the coding sequence ATGAAAATTATTTTTATCCGTCATGGAGAGCCAGATTACCGTGAGTTAGAGGAGCGTTCTTATACGGGATTTGGGATAGATTTGGCGCCCTTATCTGAGAAGGGAAGGAAACAGGCTCAGGACCTTTGCCAAAACCCCTTGTTCCAATCAGCTGATCTGCTAGTAGCTTCAGCAGTGACGCGAGCTTTAGAAACAGCTTCTTATCTGGCTTGTGCTACGGGCCTTCCTTTGAGGGTAGAGCCTTTATTGCACGAATGGCAGGTTTATGAAACAGGTATAGAGAACTTTGAAACAGCTAGATGTCTGTTTTTAGAAAACAAGGGGGAGTTGCTCCCAAATTCTCCTGTTCAATATGAGACAGCTATAGAGATGAAGTCTCGTTTTCTAGAATGCATGGCTAAGTATCGGGAACATCAAACTGTGGTAGTTGTAGCCCATCGCATGCTCATGCGTCAATTTGTACCGAATGAAACCATTGATTTTTGCCAAGTGATTGAGTGTGAGATAGAGATTTAG
- a CDS encoding beta-class carbonic anhydrase, with translation MSYFDNFLTANQAYVALHGDLRLPIKPKTQVAIVTCMDSRLHVAPALGLALGDAHILRNAGGRVTDDMIRSLVISQQQMGTREIVVLHHTDCGAQTFENEGFRQHLKKELGVDVGDRDFLPFQDIEESVREDMELLKASPLIPEDVVISGAVYDVDTGLISEVK, from the coding sequence ATGTCTTATTTTGATAATTTTTTAACAGCCAACCAAGCTTATGTGGCGCTACATGGAGACCTCCGTCTTCCGATTAAGCCAAAAACACAAGTCGCCATCGTGACCTGTATGGATTCCCGTCTTCACGTGGCGCCTGCACTAGGTCTGGCTCTTGGAGATGCCCATATTTTGCGGAATGCTGGAGGGCGCGTGACCGATGACATGATCCGCTCCTTGGTCATTTCGCAGCAGCAAATGGGAACCCGTGAAATTGTGGTCTTACACCATACAGACTGTGGCGCACAGACCTTTGAAAACGAAGGTTTCCGTCAGCATCTCAAGAAAGAACTGGGTGTGGATGTAGGAGATCGCGATTTCCTTCCGTTTCAAGATATTGAGGAGAGTGTCCGCGAGGATATGGAGCTTTTAAAAGCTTCTCCTTTGATTCCAGAGGATGTGGTGATTTCAGGAGCAGTGTATGATGTGGACACCGGGTTGATCTCAGAAGTGAAATGA
- a CDS encoding mucin-binding protein: MFIMTEGLAIDVPSLDVWDMLYVKLNEAAHVLYQDENGVELERSSDLVGHTGEKINYSTKETIANYLKKGYELIENGFDADGQPNFDRDATNTNEDGVQEFIVRLAPKIVEFSATQPIQAGKVVPGDSEGRVYPTPLAPAGQTTADLNHLSETVIRTVTYVTEDQDGSNRQPAGMADQTDSLHFTRKGTINLVTGETSLEDWTAQDGTSFAALENPVKKGYVVVAEESTDAVSSDLTKAGEHTGIHADAADITDTVIYRPVGAYRISYATGKEPANAQKEIPYLNDLTNPTAIATPTTILSYVEGLEPKDARGQVLNLVDPLDETKGYLLPSPDSPTADTAISYVISKGSVRVRFLTEGGDTDLQEAQDLATEVDFGTKYTSEAPTEITKDGRIYHLVGHRADSADPSGTVTKGMKTVIYDYKLATGTVIARFVIQDTSTELQPELAVATNVDNGTHYIASAPDEISYDGHIYERIGAAEQTGNVEVGTTILIFAYKVKEIPTPQTFPETGMKEIVHPSTSHTQPAVIKEIPSTSITEEDKPLETTSQTAELPEAVPNTPQEGTHLPVTGEETSHLSLLGLGILAGLTSLVAFKKKHD, encoded by the coding sequence ATGTTTATTATGACGGAGGGGCTTGCTATCGATGTTCCTAGTCTAGATGTATGGGATATGCTCTACGTCAAACTCAATGAAGCCGCTCATGTTCTTTATCAAGACGAAAACGGAGTTGAGCTCGAGCGTTCCAGTGACTTGGTTGGTCATACAGGTGAAAAGATCAACTACTCTACAAAAGAAACCATTGCCAACTATTTGAAGAAAGGCTATGAACTAATAGAGAATGGCTTCGATGCAGACGGACAACCAAACTTTGACCGCGACGCTACCAACACCAATGAAGATGGCGTTCAAGAGTTTATTGTCCGCTTGGCACCAAAAATTGTAGAATTTTCTGCAACACAGCCCATCCAAGCAGGTAAAGTTGTTCCAGGAGATAGCGAGGGGCGTGTCTATCCAACTCCTCTAGCTCCAGCTGGTCAAACAACGGCTGATCTGAATCATTTATCTGAAACAGTGATCCGTACAGTGACCTATGTAACAGAGGATCAGGATGGATCTAACCGCCAGCCTGCAGGAATGGCCGATCAAACTGACAGCCTTCATTTCACTCGCAAGGGAACCATCAATTTGGTGACAGGCGAGACAAGTCTTGAAGACTGGACAGCTCAAGATGGCACAAGCTTTGCAGCTCTTGAAAATCCCGTCAAAAAAGGCTATGTTGTCGTAGCAGAAGAATCGACTGATGCCGTCTCTTCTGATCTTACAAAAGCAGGAGAACATACTGGCATTCATGCTGATGCAGCAGACATCACAGATACGGTCATCTATCGCCCAGTCGGTGCCTATAGGATCAGCTATGCTACTGGTAAAGAACCAGCCAATGCTCAAAAAGAGATCCCTTATCTAAATGATCTCACAAATCCAACCGCCATCGCGACTCCTACTACCATTCTTTCGTACGTGGAGGGATTAGAGCCAAAAGATGCTCGTGGACAAGTCTTAAACCTTGTGGATCCTCTTGACGAGACCAAAGGCTATCTTCTTCCAAGCCCTGATTCTCCAACAGCTGATACTGCTATTTCCTATGTCATCAGCAAAGGATCTGTCAGAGTACGATTCCTCACTGAGGGAGGCGACACTGATCTGCAAGAGGCGCAAGACCTCGCTACAGAGGTAGATTTCGGTACCAAGTACACCAGTGAGGCCCCAACAGAAATCACAAAAGATGGTCGTATCTACCATCTAGTTGGACACCGTGCTGATTCTGCTGATCCAAGTGGCACAGTCACTAAGGGGATGAAAACCGTCATCTATGATTACAAGTTAGCTACGGGAACGGTCATCGCGCGATTTGTCATCCAAGATACGAGCACTGAATTGCAACCAGAACTTGCTGTTGCAACGAATGTGGACAATGGAACTCATTACATCGCTAGCGCACCAGATGAGATCTCCTACGACGGCCACATCTACGAACGGATCGGTGCAGCTGAACAAACTGGGAACGTAGAAGTGGGAACAACCATCTTGATCTTTGCCTACAAGGTCAAAGAAATCCCTACTCCACAAACCTTCCCAGAAACAGGAATGAAAGAAATCGTTCATCCTAGTACTTCTCATACACAACCAGCAGTAATAAAAGAAATCCCATCTACTTCTATAACAGAAGAGGATAAACCTCTTGAAACTACAAGCCAAACAGCGGAGCTCCCCGAAGCTGTTCCTAACACCCCTCAAGAAGGAACTCACCTACCTGTAACAGGTGAAGAGACCTCACACCTATCCTTACTTGGACTTGGTATCTTAGCAGGCCTTACCAGTCTTGTCGCTTTCAAAAAGAAACATGATTAG
- a CDS encoding histidine phosphatase family protein — protein sequence MKIIFVRHGEPDYSMLDKLENPRLYSGFGRDLAPLTEKGRSLAKEVAKTACFGKAEIIISSSVTRALETAHYIAVETGLDLFVEPFFHEWRPDLDGTNSDLTSVLVAHEYYLKHQGVLSEDSPYRYETDLEMRHRFLRALEKYKDYKTIIIVTHGMLMRQFVPDEKIDFCQVIECEIEM from the coding sequence ATGAAGATTATCTTTGTCCGTCATGGGGAGCCAGATTATAGTATGCTTGATAAACTTGAAAATCCGCGACTCTATAGTGGTTTTGGTCGTGATTTAGCACCATTGACAGAAAAAGGTCGTAGTCTGGCAAAAGAAGTTGCTAAAACTGCATGTTTTGGAAAGGCAGAGATTATTATTTCATCGTCTGTGACGAGGGCTTTAGAAACAGCACATTATATAGCAGTTGAAACAGGATTGGACTTATTTGTGGAGCCGTTTTTTCATGAGTGGCGTCCAGACTTAGATGGTACTAACTCTGATTTAACTAGTGTATTGGTAGCTCATGAATATTATCTAAAACATCAAGGAGTTTTATCTGAAGATTCTCCTTATCGCTATGAAACTGATCTAGAGATGCGTCATCGTTTTTTAAGAGCTTTGGAAAAATATAAAGATTATAAAACTATTATCATTGTAACTCACGGAATGCTCATGCGCCAATTTGTACCAGACGAGAAGATTGATTTTTGCCAAGTGATTGAATGTGAGATAGAGATGTAG
- the radA gene encoding DNA repair protein RadA: MIAKKKTTFICQNCAYNSPKYLGRCPNCGSWSSFVEEVEVAEVKNARVSLTGEKTKPMKLADVTSINVHRTKTEMEEFNRVLGGGVVPGSLVLIGGDPGIGKSTLLLQVSTQLSQVGTVLYISGEESAQQIKLRAERLGDIDSEFYLYAETNMQSVRAEVERIQPDFLIIDSIQTIMSPEISGVQGSVSQVREVTAELMQLAKTNNIAIFIVGHVTKEGTLAGPRMLEHMVDTVLYFEGERHHTFRILRAVKNRFGSTNEIGIFEMQSGGLVEVLNPSQVFLEERLDGATGSSIVVTMEGTRPILAEVQALVTPTMFGNAKRTTTGLDFNRASLIMAVLEKRVGLLLQNQDAYLKSAGGVKLDEPAIDLAVAVAIASSYKDKPTNPQECFVGELGLTGEVRRVNRIEQRINEAAKLGFTKIYVPKNSLTGISTPSGIEVVGVSTLSEVLKKVF; the protein is encoded by the coding sequence ATCATCGCAAAGAAAAAAACGACATTTATTTGTCAAAATTGTGCCTATAATTCACCCAAATACCTAGGGCGCTGTCCTAACTGTGGATCTTGGTCTTCCTTTGTGGAGGAAGTCGAAGTTGCAGAGGTCAAGAATGCCCGGGTATCCTTGACAGGTGAAAAGACCAAACCCATGAAATTGGCGGATGTGACCTCCATCAATGTCCATCGTACCAAGACCGAGATGGAAGAATTCAACCGCGTCCTTGGTGGAGGAGTGGTCCCAGGGAGTCTCGTTCTCATCGGTGGTGATCCTGGGATTGGGAAATCAACCCTGCTCCTTCAAGTATCGACCCAACTGTCTCAAGTGGGAACGGTTCTCTATATCAGTGGAGAGGAGTCGGCCCAGCAGATCAAACTCCGTGCAGAGCGATTGGGAGATATCGATAGCGAGTTTTACCTCTATGCCGAGACCAATATGCAGAGCGTGCGAGCAGAGGTAGAGCGGATCCAACCTGACTTTCTTATCATCGACTCCATTCAGACCATTATGTCTCCTGAGATTTCAGGGGTCCAGGGATCGGTTTCTCAGGTGCGGGAAGTGACGGCAGAGCTCATGCAGTTGGCCAAAACCAATAACATCGCCATCTTCATCGTCGGGCACGTAACAAAGGAAGGAACCTTGGCAGGTCCTCGGATGCTGGAACATATGGTGGATACGGTCCTCTACTTTGAGGGCGAACGCCACCATACCTTCCGGATTCTGAGAGCGGTCAAGAACCGCTTTGGCTCGACCAATGAGATCGGTATCTTCGAAATGCAATCAGGTGGCTTGGTCGAGGTTCTCAATCCTAGTCAGGTCTTTCTGGAAGAGCGCCTGGATGGCGCGACTGGCTCGTCCATCGTGGTCACCATGGAAGGGACGCGTCCAATTCTAGCTGAAGTGCAGGCCTTGGTGACGCCAACTATGTTTGGAAATGCCAAGCGGACGACAACGGGGCTTGATTTCAATCGGGCCAGTCTCATCATGGCAGTGCTAGAAAAACGAGTGGGTTTGCTCCTTCAAAATCAGGATGCCTACCTCAAGTCTGCAGGTGGTGTCAAGTTGGATGAGCCAGCTATCGACCTAGCCGTAGCCGTAGCCATTGCCTCGAGCTACAAGGACAAGCCAACCAACCCGCAGGAATGTTTCGTTGGAGAGTTGGGCTTGACAGGAGAAGTTCGCCGGGTCAACCGGATCGAACAACGGATCAATGAAGCTGCCAAGCTCGGTTTTACCAAGATTTATGTTCCGAAAAACTCTCTGACGGGGATTTCGACACCATCAGGGATCGAAGTGGTCGGTGTGAGTACACTGTCTGAAGTCTTGAAGAAAGTATTTTAA
- a CDS encoding glycoside hydrolase family 66 protein: protein MKQEKNSVSEKGHGYFRKRNKTLVSMITLFGALMVSSVALADEVNTNPTSEIPATAQPAATNTSTPTTTSEEGATTEATSSPSESTPTVTATQPVSAAPATTYNTPKITNDVTFDKATYKSGEDIRISINNSEVVSSDVTVSHLNQVIYEKKNVEGSELTIPSTVFSPNAGFIVDVLGKKADGSQAFHKAAGLAVEDDWTIYPRYGVVAGSKDNHNSITNDQVEGYKNSIDQLANMHINNYFFYDVYNTPANPFPANVERFTQDWATFLIPNSETDPDKRKSYLPVIDTEAVKELVAHVHSTGAKAMLYNMIYAVSLEEGVPNEVKSAIVRNLQDHFNFGKKGDVTATDIQQFLDPGDPNWQKFIIEVMTKAMKEGNFDGWQGDTMGSNWVEKVSEPGKGFSLSEHYPELATAATEALKKEGYDFMINDISTGDANRLGKTNVSAPYAEVWGDSIAYDSTYQALTRLTERMRDLYKGKSPIIAAYTHRGKNASALSKDNELLTDAIIAASGGYHMTTAALNTSQDAKGFGVIQAEWYLNQNLPVNADFANTEFNYQEFIVAYQELLRGRETLAHDTRRIVDNTNVLVNGNFIGSNLDNADGVQPGTVYTITKETKTGDRIAHLINLVGITENKWNSAVNTTEKLTNIQAFVPLGKITKDQAEHASIYWATPDAVEGKYNINLRETSANVYYDGGACYRCS from the coding sequence ATGAAACAAGAAAAAAATAGTGTCTCTGAAAAAGGGCACGGCTATTTCCGCAAACGCAACAAGACATTGGTCTCTATGATTACCCTTTTTGGAGCCTTGATGGTAAGCTCTGTTGCCCTGGCTGACGAGGTCAACACCAATCCGACTTCTGAGATCCCAGCAACCGCTCAACCAGCAGCAACCAACACCAGTACTCCTACCACTACTAGTGAGGAAGGTGCTACGACGGAAGCAACGTCTTCGCCATCGGAATCAACACCAACTGTTACTGCCACTCAACCGGTCAGTGCAGCTCCAGCAACTACTTATAATACTCCAAAAATCACCAACGACGTCACCTTTGATAAAGCGACTTATAAAAGTGGGGAAGACATCCGCATTTCCATCAACAACTCTGAAGTAGTTTCTTCTGATGTCACTGTCTCTCATTTAAATCAGGTCATTTATGAAAAGAAAAACGTTGAAGGTAGCGAGCTGACAATTCCAAGTACGGTCTTTTCACCTAATGCTGGATTTATCGTTGATGTCCTTGGTAAGAAAGCAGATGGCTCCCAAGCCTTTCATAAGGCAGCGGGGCTTGCTGTTGAAGATGACTGGACGATCTACCCACGTTATGGGGTGGTTGCCGGCTCAAAAGACAATCACAACTCCATTACCAATGATCAGGTAGAAGGCTACAAGAATAGTATTGACCAATTGGCCAATATGCACATCAACAACTACTTCTTCTACGACGTTTACAATACACCTGCCAACCCATTCCCAGCAAATGTTGAACGTTTCACTCAAGACTGGGCAACTTTCTTGATTCCAAATAGCGAAACAGATCCTGACAAGCGCAAGTCCTACTTACCTGTCATCGATACAGAAGCAGTCAAAGAGCTAGTGGCTCATGTCCATTCAACTGGTGCCAAAGCCATGCTGTATAACATGATTTACGCGGTTTCCCTCGAAGAAGGGGTCCCAAATGAAGTGAAAAGTGCCATTGTTCGCAATCTACAAGACCATTTCAACTTTGGTAAAAAGGGTGATGTCACAGCGACTGATATCCAACAATTTCTCGATCCGGGTGATCCAAATTGGCAAAAATTTATCATTGAAGTCATGACCAAAGCCATGAAAGAAGGGAATTTTGATGGATGGCAAGGGGATACCATGGGCTCTAACTGGGTGGAAAAAGTCAGTGAACCTGGAAAAGGCTTCTCTTTGAGCGAACACTATCCAGAACTAGCCACAGCTGCAACAGAGGCCCTCAAAAAAGAAGGCTATGACTTCATGATCAACGATATCTCTACTGGAGATGCTAATCGACTAGGTAAGACCAATGTCTCTGCACCTTATGCGGAAGTTTGGGGAGATAGCATTGCCTATGACTCTACCTACCAAGCCTTGACGCGCCTTACCGAACGGATGCGTGATTTATACAAGGGGAAATCTCCTATCATCGCAGCTTATACCCATCGTGGTAAAAATGCATCAGCCCTCAGCAAAGACAACGAATTGCTGACAGATGCTATTATCGCAGCGAGCGGTGGTTACCATATGACAACTGCTGCCCTCAATACTTCTCAAGATGCTAAAGGTTTTGGGGTGATCCAAGCAGAATGGTATCTCAATCAAAACCTACCAGTCAATGCTGACTTTGCCAATACAGAATTCAACTACCAAGAATTCATCGTTGCTTACCAAGAGCTTCTCCGCGGGCGCGAAACCTTGGCGCATGATACTCGTCGGATTGTAGACAATACCAATGTACTGGTGAACGGCAACTTCATCGGATCCAACCTGGATAATGCTGATGGAGTTCAACCTGGAACCGTTTATACCATTACAAAAGAAACCAAGACGGGTGATCGGATTGCTCACTTGATCAATTTGGTCGGCATCACTGAAAACAAATGGAACAGCGCTGTGAATACAACCGAAAAATTGACCAATATTCAAGCTTTTGTTCCACTCGGAAAAATCACAAAAGACCAGGCTGAACACGCCAGCATTTACTGGGCAACACCCGATGCTGTTGAAGGAAAATACAACATCAACCTCCGAGAAACAAGCGCAAATGTTTATTATGACGGAGGGGCTTGCTATCGATGTTCCTAG
- a CDS encoding SpaA isopeptide-forming pilin-related protein has product MKNRNIKIFSFILCLVATLFALGWNRISAETPEVSVSGKFVDTIQNVKVSNNEGGVLDWDLKQWATFRINADFDLAGKNVKAGDTTVISVPDALMITSQSFDVKDINTNEIIAHAKVNVDNKSISLTYTDYVEKHSDTSGSFFFYARIDFKKHPEKGEIPVEITINKETKFGGKVTFTGVGDGNPYLLTKTSWVNEGDKREVQYTISVNRTKQNIKGVTIEDHLQFTNASYVKDSIKIIKGKFSYDTGEWVFSDRVDVTDQHKITISEDGQSFVIDLGDITDQDQYRINYKVRLNYDPADGEVLKNEATLKGLGIESKNVTNAAAVQIAGGAGLGYVYSINIHKVDDANQPLKGAKFRVVRQANNQVIGEFESDENGNIAVGKLLKDKYILTEIEAPSGHIIKEADTVVNVEDFGADHSVTKTIVNPKDKPKETKATIELDKTLTGRDLTDGEFSFELYEGATKLQTVTNKNGKVTFAPIEYTEEGEHTYTVKEVAGNTPGITYDKTDKQVTVKVKKDGDNLKADVAYPENKTFSNTYTAPQPAKAKISASKILEGAELKNGEFNFQLLDETGKVLQTKQNAADGTVAFDDISYSLEDAGKTFHYTIKEVIPESKAKGMTYDEGNIDVTVTVTKDDASNTLKASVTYGDKTSFTNKLVTTSIPPTPPTVDKPELKLYNIQLHKANADGNALAGAVFGLFEADGTTPVANPYGEGQATATSSDEEGKKGLVTFTGLEAKDYVVRELTAPDGYQLSTDVIKVSASELKAATNLVVDKGTVVNKPFTSIPPTPPTVDKPELKLYSIQLHKVNNEGKPLVGAVFGLFEADGTTPVANPYGEGQATATSDANGLVTFTGLEAKDYVVRELTAPDGYQLSDEVIKIAASDLVASNSVVDKGNVVNKPFTSIPPTPPTVDKPELKLYNIQLHKVSEEGQGLLGAVFGLYEADGTTPVANPYGEGQATATSDEKGLVTFIGFEAKDYVIKELTAPTGYQLLTNPIIVSANDFTQAKDLVVDKGNVVNNKIPPYTPPTPPTPPTPPTTPSTPPTPSTDKPKGNQPSGKQSKEGKKQGLPSTGETVSTGLVAAGLALAGAGSMLVAKKRHE; this is encoded by the coding sequence ATGAAGAATAGAAATATTAAAATTTTCTCATTTATCCTTTGTTTAGTAGCGACGCTTTTCGCTTTAGGATGGAATCGGATTTCAGCAGAAACTCCTGAGGTTTCAGTATCAGGGAAATTTGTGGATACAATCCAAAATGTTAAAGTATCAAATAATGAAGGTGGAGTTCTCGACTGGGACTTGAAACAGTGGGCAACTTTCCGAATCAATGCAGATTTTGATTTAGCTGGAAAAAATGTCAAAGCGGGGGATACTACTGTTATATCTGTACCGGACGCTTTGATGATTACTTCACAATCATTCGATGTTAAAGATATCAATACAAATGAGATTATCGCACATGCCAAAGTGAATGTAGATAACAAGTCCATTTCTTTAACTTATACAGATTATGTCGAAAAACACTCTGATACAAGTGGATCATTCTTCTTTTACGCTCGTATAGATTTCAAAAAACACCCAGAAAAAGGTGAAATACCAGTAGAAATCACCATTAACAAAGAAACAAAATTTGGCGGTAAAGTTACATTTACTGGTGTCGGTGATGGTAATCCTTATCTTTTAACAAAGACTAGTTGGGTTAATGAAGGTGATAAAAGAGAGGTCCAATACACTATTTCAGTCAATCGTACAAAACAAAACATCAAAGGTGTAACGATTGAGGACCACTTGCAATTTACAAATGCTTCCTACGTAAAAGATAGCATTAAGATTATTAAAGGTAAATTCTCATATGATACTGGTGAATGGGTATTCTCTGATAGAGTTGATGTAACAGACCAGCATAAGATTACAATTAGCGAAGATGGTCAATCATTTGTTATTGATTTAGGTGACATTACAGATCAAGATCAGTATCGTATTAATTATAAAGTTCGTTTAAATTATGATCCTGCCGACGGAGAAGTCTTGAAAAATGAAGCAACTCTTAAAGGTCTAGGTATTGAAAGCAAAAATGTAACTAATGCTGCTGCTGTTCAAATTGCTGGTGGTGCTGGTCTTGGTTATGTTTACTCAATCAATATCCATAAAGTAGATGATGCGAATCAACCACTTAAAGGTGCTAAGTTTAGAGTTGTTCGTCAAGCGAATAATCAAGTTATCGGTGAGTTTGAATCAGACGAAAATGGTAATATTGCTGTTGGAAAACTCTTAAAAGATAAATATATCTTAACTGAAATTGAAGCCCCATCAGGTCATATCATTAAAGAAGCTGATACTGTAGTTAATGTTGAAGATTTTGGTGCTGATCATTCAGTAACGAAAACAATTGTAAATCCGAAAGATAAGCCAAAAGAAACAAAAGCTACCATCGAACTTGATAAAACTCTTACCGGTCGTGATCTAACAGATGGCGAATTCAGCTTTGAATTGTACGAGGGTGCAACTAAGCTTCAAACTGTTACAAACAAAAACGGAAAAGTAACATTTGCACCAATTGAGTACACCGAAGAAGGTGAACATACTTACACTGTTAAGGAAGTAGCTGGAAATACCCCAGGTATTACCTATGACAAGACTGATAAACAAGTAACTGTTAAGGTGAAAAAAGATGGCGACAACCTTAAAGCAGATGTTGCTTATCCAGAAAATAAAACCTTCTCAAATACTTATACGGCTCCTCAACCAGCAAAAGCTAAAATTTCAGCGAGCAAGATTTTAGAAGGTGCTGAATTGAAGAATGGCGAATTCAATTTCCAATTGTTAGATGAAACTGGAAAAGTTCTTCAAACAAAACAAAATGCTGCAGATGGTACGGTAGCCTTTGATGACATTTCATATTCATTAGAGGACGCAGGAAAAACATTCCACTACACGATTAAAGAAGTCATTCCTGAAAGCAAAGCAAAAGGAATGACCTACGATGAAGGAAATATTGATGTGACTGTAACTGTCACAAAAGATGATGCAAGCAATACACTCAAAGCTTCTGTGACATATGGTGATAAGACATCCTTCACTAACAAATTGGTAACCACTTCAATTCCACCAACTCCTCCGACTGTTGACAAACCTGAATTGAAACTCTACAACATTCAATTGCACAAAGCTAACGCAGATGGAAATGCTCTTGCAGGTGCTGTATTTGGTCTCTTTGAAGCCGATGGTACTACTCCTGTAGCGAATCCTTATGGAGAAGGGCAAGCAACTGCTACTTCATCAGATGAAGAAGGTAAGAAGGGGCTTGTAACCTTTACGGGATTGGAAGCAAAAGATTATGTAGTGAGAGAGCTTACAGCTCCAGACGGTTACCAACTATCAACAGATGTGATTAAAGTTTCTGCTAGCGAGTTGAAAGCTGCGACTAACCTCGTCGTAGACAAAGGAACAGTGGTCAACAAACCATTCACTTCAATTCCTCCAACTCCTCCAACTGTTGACAAACCTGAATTGAAGCTTTATAGCATTCAGTTACATAAAGTCAACAATGAAGGTAAACCACTTGTTGGTGCCGTATTCGGTCTCTTCGAAGCCGACGGTACGACTCCTGTAGCAAATCCTTATGGAGAAGGTCAAGCAACTGCAACTTCTGATGCGAATGGTCTTGTAACCTTTACAGGATTAGAAGCAAAAGATTATGTAGTGAGAGAGCTTACAGCTCCAGACGGTTACCAATTATCAGATGAAGTCATCAAGATCGCAGCTAGTGATTTGGTTGCTTCAAACAGTGTAGTAGATAAAGGAAATGTCGTTAACAAACCATTTACTTCTATCCCACCAACTCCTCCGACTGTTGATAAGCCTGAGTTGAAGCTTTACAACATTCAATTGCATAAGGTGAGTGAAGAAGGTCAAGGGCTTCTAGGTGCGGTATTTGGACTCTATGAAGCAGATGGTACGACCCCAGTCGCTAACCCATATGGCGAAGGTCAAGCGACTGCTACCTCTGATGAGAAAGGTCTTGTAACCTTCATTGGATTTGAAGCGAAAGATTATGTCATCAAGGAATTGACAGCTCCAACTGGATACCAATTGTTAACGAATCCTATCATAGTTTCAGCTAATGATTTTACCCAAGCTAAAGATTTGGTCGTGGATAAAGGGAATGTGGTGAATAATAAAATTCCGCCATATACTCCACCAACTCCTCCAACTCCTCCAACTCCACCAACTACTCCTTCAACACCTCCAACGCCTTCAACTGATAAACCTAAAGGAAATCAGCCTTCTGGTAAACAATCAAAAGAAGGTAAGAAACAAGGTCTTCCTTCTACTGGCGAAACAGTAAGTACTGGACTTGTTGCAGCAGGGCTTGCCCTTGCAGGTGCTGGAAGCATGCTCGTTGCTAAAAAACGCCACGAATAA